The Streptomyces sp. HSG2 genome has a segment encoding these proteins:
- a CDS encoding cupin domain-containing protein has protein sequence MSRRADGTGGYPVSLASAFASFDERWSPRVVSAVNDYDVRIAKVEGEHVWHAHDDTDEFFLVLSDELRIDSREAAGERAVSLPAGSVFTVPRGVEHRPGAAVPTEIPLFEPVGTLSVGDRHEEVPDHVDATAGHALNPSPPGN, from the coding sequence GTGAGCCGGCGGGCGGACGGGACGGGTGGGTATCCCGTCTCCCTCGCCTCTGCCTTCGCCTCCTTCGACGAGCGGTGGAGCCCACGAGTCGTCAGCGCCGTCAACGACTACGACGTGCGCATCGCCAAGGTGGAGGGCGAGCACGTGTGGCACGCCCACGACGACACCGACGAGTTCTTCCTGGTCCTCTCCGACGAACTTCGCATCGATTCGCGCGAAGCGGCCGGGGAGCGGGCCGTCTCCCTGCCCGCCGGATCGGTCTTCACCGTCCCACGTGGGGTCGAGCACCGCCCCGGCGCGGCGGTCCCGACCGAGATCCCGCTCTTCGAGCCGGTGGGAACGCTCAGCGTCGGCGACCGGCACGAGGAGGTGCCCGACCACGTGGACGCGACCGCCGGTCACGCGCTGAACCCGTCCCCACCGGGCAACTGA
- a CDS encoding carbon-nitrogen family hydrolase, producing the protein MRVSLIQMSVNEGETTAARRARAAALVRERSGVADLVVLPELWTTGAFAYEEFDTEAEEPTGPTGQAMAEAARAAGVWLHAGSIPERVPSTHEPAPGERRLYNTSLVFSPDGDLVATYRKIHRFGFDRGEALLMGAGEDLVTTRLPETTLGLATCYDLRFPELFRGLVAEGAETLVVSAGWPERRRAHWTLLARARAVENQAYVLACGTAGTHAGVPQAGHSLVVDPWGEVVAEAGPGEQVLTAEVDPARVAETREAFPVLRDRVLRVRPGG; encoded by the coding sequence GTGCGCGTCTCGTTGATCCAGATGTCCGTGAACGAGGGGGAGACGACCGCGGCCCGCAGGGCCCGTGCCGCCGCGCTCGTGCGGGAGCGGTCCGGCGTCGCGGACCTGGTCGTCCTCCCCGAGTTGTGGACGACGGGAGCGTTCGCCTACGAGGAGTTCGACACCGAGGCCGAGGAGCCGACAGGGCCGACCGGTCAGGCGATGGCGGAGGCGGCACGCGCGGCCGGGGTGTGGCTGCACGCCGGATCGATTCCCGAGCGAGTGCCCTCGACCCACGAACCCGCGCCGGGCGAACGTCGGTTGTACAACACCTCTCTGGTCTTCTCCCCCGACGGTGATCTCGTCGCCACCTACCGGAAGATCCATCGGTTCGGTTTCGACCGGGGCGAGGCCCTCCTCATGGGCGCCGGGGAAGATCTGGTGACGACGCGTCTGCCGGAGACGACGCTGGGCCTGGCCACCTGCTACGACCTCCGCTTTCCCGAACTCTTTCGAGGCCTGGTCGCCGAGGGGGCGGAGACGCTCGTGGTCTCGGCCGGCTGGCCGGAGCGTCGCCGCGCCCACTGGACGCTGCTGGCCCGGGCACGGGCGGTGGAGAACCAGGCGTACGTGCTGGCGTGCGGCACGGCCGGGACGCACGCCGGGGTTCCGCAGGCAGGCCACTCCCTCGTGGTCGATCCGTGGGGCGAGGTCGTCGCCGAGGCGGGCCCCGGGGAGCAGGTCCTCACGGCCGAGGTGGACCCCGCGCGGGTGGCCGAGACCAGGGAGGCCTTCCCGGTACTACGGGACCGTGTGCTGCGGGTGAGGCCCGGCGGCTGA
- a CDS encoding maleylpyruvate isomerase family mycothiol-dependent enzyme: MSLHPTLQPYADAWTHSIRAISELVTPLAEGDWNRRTPCPAWSVRDVVSHVIGRDCEMLGDPRPIHALPRDLFHVTNDLQRYMEMQVDVRRHHTAPEMTAELEYTIIRRDRQLRNESRAPETPVRGPLGVERTLEETMRLHAFDVWTHEQDLRAALGRPGGLGSPGALVAREVLLTALPRVVAEKARAPRSSAVVFDVHGPVEFLRTVRVDIRGRGTLETAPALGPAVGLALDWETFFRLACGRVTPEAVAGRIKTEGDPALATAILRNLAVTP; encoded by the coding sequence GTGAGTCTGCATCCCACCCTCCAGCCCTACGCCGACGCCTGGACTCACTCGATCAGGGCGATATCAGAGCTGGTCACACCGCTGGCCGAGGGGGATTGGAACCGCAGGACACCTTGCCCGGCGTGGTCCGTGCGGGACGTCGTCTCGCACGTCATCGGCCGGGATTGCGAGATGCTGGGCGACCCGCGCCCCATCCACGCGCTTCCCCGCGACCTGTTCCACGTCACCAACGACCTTCAGCGCTACATGGAGATGCAGGTCGACGTCCGCAGGCACCACACCGCGCCGGAGATGACGGCCGAGTTGGAGTACACGATCATCCGCCGCGATCGCCAGCTGCGCAACGAATCCCGCGCCCCGGAGACCCCGGTGCGAGGACCGCTCGGTGTGGAGCGGACGTTGGAGGAGACGATGCGGCTGCACGCCTTCGACGTCTGGACGCACGAGCAGGACCTGCGGGCCGCGCTGGGGCGCCCCGGCGGCCTGGGCTCGCCCGGCGCCCTCGTCGCCCGTGAGGTGTTGCTGACCGCGCTGCCCCGGGTCGTCGCCGAGAAGGCGCGGGCGCCCCGGAGTTCCGCCGTCGTCTTCGACGTGCACGGACCGGTCGAGTTCCTGCGGACGGTCCGGGTGGACATCCGCGGGCGCGGAACCCTGGAGACCGCTCCCGCGCTGGGGCCCGCCGTCGGTCTCGCCCTCGACTGGGAGACGTTCTTCCGCCTCGCCTGCGGCCGGGTGACACCGGAGGCGGTGGCCGGACGGATCAAGACCGAGGGGGACCCGGCCCTGGCCACGGCCATCCTCCGCAATCTCGCCGTCACCCCCTGA
- a CDS encoding GntR family transcriptional regulator produces MSAPLKPPAASERVYHHLKQGVLERDYEGGTLLTEGELAEALGVSRTPVREALLRLEVEGLVRLYPKKGALVLSVSAQEIADVVETRLLVEEHAARKAVPAPEGLVERLEELLARQHRQAAEGDLAGAAVTDRCFHAEIVRSGGNDILSRLYDQLRDRQLRMGVAVMHSHPDRIAKSAGEHGQILAALRAGEADRAVELVRRHIGWFSHLARGEVR; encoded by the coding sequence ATGTCTGCGCCCCTCAAGCCACCGGCCGCCTCCGAGCGCGTCTACCACCATCTCAAACAGGGCGTCCTGGAACGCGACTACGAGGGTGGGACCCTTCTCACCGAGGGCGAGTTGGCCGAGGCGCTCGGGGTCTCGCGCACCCCGGTGCGCGAGGCGCTGCTCCGGCTGGAGGTCGAGGGCCTGGTCCGGCTCTACCCCAAGAAGGGCGCCTTGGTCCTGTCGGTCTCGGCGCAGGAAATCGCCGACGTGGTGGAGACCAGACTGCTGGTGGAGGAGCACGCGGCCAGGAAGGCCGTGCCCGCGCCCGAGGGGCTGGTCGAACGGTTGGAGGAGTTGCTCGCCCGGCAGCACCGACAGGCCGCCGAAGGTGACCTCGCGGGGGCGGCGGTCACCGACCGCTGCTTCCACGCCGAGATCGTGCGCAGCGGCGGCAACGACATTCTCTCCCGGCTCTACGACCAGCTGAGAGACCGGCAGTTGCGGATGGGTGTCGCCGTGATGCACTCGCATCCGGACCGGATCGCCAAGTCCGCGGGCGAACACGGGCAGATCCTCGCGGCGCTCCGCGCCGGCGAGGCCGACCGCGCGGTGGAGCTGGTCCGACGGCACATCGGCTGGTTCTCGCACCTGGCCCGGGGCGAGGTGCGGTGA
- a CDS encoding dihydrolipoamide acetyltransferase family protein codes for MTTMTRGNVREFRMPDVGEGLTEAEILKWYVRPGDTVTDGQAVCEVETAKAAVELPIPFDGVVGELRFPEGTTVDVGTVIITVEVAGDAPAPEPEAEIPAASPTEGETTEPRARQPVLVGYGVSTSSTRRRPRKGPQVAAAPPPSTTSGANGRGPVPLPASEAPGVPATPAPGRPLAKPPVRKLAKDLGVDLTTVTPTGPDGVITREDVHAAAAPVRPEESPVPETEVVTTVAGASGTGGERETRVPVKGVRKATAAAMVGSAFTAPHVTEFVTVDVTRTMRLVEELKRDGEFAGLRVNPLLLIAKALLVAIRRNPEVNASWDEAAQEIVVKHYVNLGIAAATPRGLIVPNVKDAHAQTLPELARSLGDLVSTAREGRTSPAAMRGGTVTITNVGVFGVDTGTPILNPGESAILAVGAIKPQPWVHKGKVKPRQVTTLALSFDHRLVDGELGSKVLADVAAILERPKRLVTWV; via the coding sequence GTGACGACGATGACGCGAGGGAACGTGCGCGAGTTCAGGATGCCCGACGTGGGCGAGGGGCTCACCGAGGCGGAGATCCTCAAGTGGTATGTCCGACCGGGTGACACCGTCACCGACGGTCAGGCGGTCTGCGAGGTCGAGACGGCCAAGGCCGCCGTCGAACTGCCCATCCCCTTCGACGGCGTGGTCGGTGAGCTGCGGTTCCCGGAGGGCACCACGGTGGACGTCGGCACGGTGATCATCACCGTGGAGGTGGCGGGCGACGCCCCGGCACCCGAGCCCGAGGCGGAGATCCCCGCCGCGTCCCCGACGGAGGGCGAGACGACCGAGCCGCGGGCTCGTCAGCCGGTCCTGGTCGGGTACGGGGTGTCCACGTCCTCGACCCGGCGCCGCCCCCGCAAGGGCCCCCAGGTCGCCGCTGCCCCGCCGCCCTCCACCACGAGCGGGGCGAACGGCCGAGGTCCCGTCCCTCTCCCGGCCTCCGAGGCCCCGGGCGTCCCGGCGACGCCGGCTCCCGGCCGGCCGCTGGCCAAGCCTCCGGTGCGGAAACTGGCGAAGGATCTGGGCGTCGACCTGACGACCGTCACCCCCACCGGTCCGGACGGAGTGATCACTCGGGAGGACGTGCACGCCGCGGCGGCACCCGTCCGACCGGAGGAGAGTCCGGTCCCGGAGACCGAGGTCGTGACAACCGTCGCCGGCGCGTCCGGCACGGGCGGGGAGCGCGAGACCCGGGTCCCCGTCAAGGGCGTGCGCAAGGCCACGGCGGCGGCCATGGTCGGTTCGGCCTTCACCGCTCCGCACGTCACCGAGTTCGTCACGGTCGACGTGACCCGGACCATGCGGTTGGTCGAGGAACTCAAGCGGGACGGGGAGTTCGCGGGCCTCCGGGTGAACCCGTTGCTGCTGATCGCCAAGGCGCTGCTGGTGGCGATCAGGCGCAACCCCGAGGTGAACGCCTCTTGGGACGAGGCCGCCCAGGAGATCGTGGTCAAGCACTACGTCAACCTGGGCATCGCCGCGGCGACCCCGCGCGGGCTGATCGTCCCCAACGTCAAGGACGCCCACGCGCAGACGCTCCCGGAACTCGCCCGTTCCCTGGGAGACCTGGTCTCCACGGCGCGCGAGGGCAGGACCTCTCCCGCGGCCATGCGGGGCGGCACCGTGACGATCACCAATGTCGGTGTCTTCGGCGTGGACACCGGCACCCCCATCCTGAACCCGGGAGAGTCGGCCATCCTGGCCGTCGGCGCGATCAAGCCGCAACCCTGGGTCCACAAGGGCAAGGTGAAGCCACGTCAGGTCACCACCCTGGCGCTGAGCTTCGACCATCGCCTGGTCGACGGCGAACTGGGCTCGAAGGTGCTCGCCGACGTGGCGGCGATCCTGGAACGCCCCAAGCGGCTCGTCACCTGGGTGTGA
- a CDS encoding alpha-ketoacid dehydrogenase subunit beta: protein MAVEKMALAKAINESLRHALEADPKVLIMGEDVGKLGGVFRVTDGLQKDFGESRVIDTPLAESGIVGTAIGLALRGYRPVVEIQFDGFVFPAYDQIVTQLAKMHARALGTVRMPIVIRIPYGGGIGAVEHHSESPEALFAHVAGLKVVSPSNASDAYWMMRQAVRSDDPVIFFEPKRRYWDKADVDTEAVPGPLHKADVVREGSDLTLAAYGPMVKLCQEVAAAAGEEGRSLEVLDLRSISPIDFDTVQASVEKTGRLVVVHEAPVFFGSGAEIAARITERCFYHLEAPVLRVGGYHAPYPPARLEEEYLPDLDRVLDAVDRSLAY from the coding sequence ATGGCCGTGGAGAAGATGGCTCTCGCCAAGGCGATCAACGAGTCGCTCCGGCACGCCCTGGAGGCCGACCCCAAGGTCCTGATCATGGGGGAGGACGTGGGCAAGCTGGGCGGCGTCTTCCGTGTGACGGACGGGCTGCAGAAGGACTTCGGCGAGAGTCGCGTCATCGACACCCCGCTCGCCGAGTCCGGCATCGTGGGCACCGCGATCGGGCTGGCCCTGCGGGGCTACCGCCCCGTCGTGGAGATCCAGTTCGACGGGTTCGTCTTTCCCGCCTACGACCAGATCGTCACCCAACTGGCGAAGATGCACGCCCGTGCGCTGGGCACGGTCCGGATGCCGATCGTCATCCGCATCCCCTATGGCGGCGGGATCGGCGCGGTGGAGCACCACTCGGAGTCCCCCGAGGCGCTCTTCGCCCATGTGGCGGGCCTCAAGGTGGTCAGTCCCTCCAACGCGTCCGACGCGTATTGGATGATGCGCCAGGCCGTGCGGAGCGACGACCCGGTGATCTTCTTCGAGCCCAAACGACGGTACTGGGACAAGGCCGACGTCGACACCGAGGCGGTCCCCGGCCCCCTGCACAAGGCCGACGTCGTCCGGGAGGGCTCCGATCTCACCCTGGCCGCCTACGGTCCGATGGTGAAGCTGTGTCAGGAGGTGGCCGCTGCGGCCGGGGAGGAGGGGCGCTCGCTGGAGGTGCTCGACCTGCGCTCCATCTCCCCGATCGACTTCGACACGGTCCAGGCGTCCGTGGAGAAGACCGGCCGGTTGGTCGTGGTGCACGAGGCCCCCGTCTTCTTCGGCTCCGGGGCGGAGATCGCCGCTCGGATCACCGAGCGCTGCTTCTATCACCTGGAGGCCCCGGTGCTGCGGGTGGGCGGCTACCACGCCCCCTATCCCCCGGCGCGCCTGGAGGAGGAGTACCTGCCCGACCTGGATCGGGTGTTGGACGCCGTCGATCGCTCGCTGGCGTACTGA
- the pdhA gene encoding pyruvate dehydrogenase (acetyl-transferring) E1 component subunit alpha, translated as MTVESTAARKPRRSAGSKAGTTTGTKRATRKSAPRGEGEPIQLLTPEGKRVKNAEYDTYVEDVTPEDLRGLYRDMVLTRRFDAEATSLQRQGELGLWASLLGQEAAQIGSGRATREDDHVFPTYREHGVAWCRGVDPAKLLGMFRGVNNGGWDPNGNNFQLYTIVIGSQTLHATGYAMGVAMDGADSAVIAYFGDGASSQGDVSEAFNFAAVYNAPVVFFCQNNQWAISESNEKQTRVPLYQRAQGFGFPGVRVDGNDVLATLAVSRWALERARHGDGPSLIEAYTYRMGAHTTSDDPSRYRHDDERAAWEAKDPILRLRRHLEATHHADDAFFEELESESEALGKRVREAVRSMPDPDRHAIFENVYADGHALVDEERAQFAAYQASFADAEGV; from the coding sequence GTGACCGTGGAGAGCACTGCCGCGCGCAAGCCGCGACGCAGCGCCGGGAGCAAGGCCGGCACCACTACCGGCACCAAGCGCGCCACCCGCAAGAGCGCCCCGCGAGGCGAGGGCGAGCCGATCCAACTGCTGACGCCCGAGGGAAAGCGCGTCAAGAACGCCGAGTACGACACGTACGTCGAGGACGTCACCCCAGAGGATCTGCGCGGCCTCTATCGCGACATGGTGCTCACTCGACGCTTCGATGCCGAGGCGACGTCGCTGCAACGGCAGGGCGAGCTGGGGCTGTGGGCCTCCCTGCTCGGCCAGGAGGCGGCCCAGATCGGTTCGGGTCGTGCCACGCGTGAGGACGACCACGTCTTCCCCACCTACCGCGAGCACGGTGTCGCCTGGTGCCGCGGGGTGGACCCGGCCAAGCTCCTCGGCATGTTCCGCGGGGTGAACAACGGCGGTTGGGACCCCAACGGCAACAACTTCCAGCTGTACACGATCGTCATCGGGTCCCAGACCCTTCACGCCACGGGCTACGCGATGGGCGTGGCCATGGACGGCGCCGACTCGGCCGTCATCGCGTACTTCGGCGACGGGGCCTCCAGCCAGGGCGACGTCAGCGAGGCGTTCAACTTCGCGGCGGTCTACAACGCCCCGGTGGTGTTCTTCTGTCAGAACAACCAGTGGGCGATCTCCGAGTCGAACGAGAAGCAGACCAGGGTGCCGCTCTATCAGCGCGCGCAGGGGTTCGGTTTCCCCGGCGTGCGTGTGGACGGCAACGACGTCCTGGCCACGCTCGCGGTCAGCCGTTGGGCCTTGGAGCGGGCCCGGCACGGTGACGGTCCGTCGCTGATCGAGGCATACACCTACCGCATGGGCGCCCACACCACGTCGGACGACCCCTCCCGCTACCGTCACGACGACGAGCGGGCGGCCTGGGAGGCCAAGGACCCGATCCTCCGCCTGCGCCGGCATCTGGAGGCCACGCACCACGCGGACGACGCGTTCTTCGAGGAACTGGAGTCCGAGAGCGAGGCGTTGGGCAAACGGGTGCGCGAGGCGGTTCGTTCCATGCCGGACCCGGACCGGCACGCCATCTTCGAGAACGTGTACGCGGACGGGCACGCGCTCGTCGACGAGGAGCGGGCCCAGTTCGCCGCCTACCAGGCGTCGTTCGCGGACGCGGAAGGGGTCTGA
- a CDS encoding response regulator transcription factor, translating to MAVIRVFVLDDHEVVRRGVRDLLSAEPDIEVVGEAGTASEALSLIPATRPDVAVLDVRLPDGSGVEVCREIRSRDESVRCLVLTSYADDEALFEAIMAGAAGYVLKDIRGGELLAALREVAAGRTLLDPVATARVLRRLRGGSGTGTDAVDDRIQRLTERERRILELIGEGLTNRAIGARLHLAEKTIKNYVSGLLAKLGMERRSQAAAYVARRQAERR from the coding sequence ATGGCCGTGATCCGTGTGTTCGTCCTGGACGACCACGAGGTCGTCCGGAGAGGTGTGCGCGACCTGTTGTCCGCCGAGCCCGACATCGAGGTGGTCGGTGAGGCCGGGACGGCGTCCGAAGCCCTCTCCCTGATCCCCGCCACCCGCCCCGACGTGGCCGTCCTGGACGTACGGCTGCCGGACGGCAGCGGGGTCGAGGTGTGCCGGGAGATCCGTTCCCGGGACGAGTCCGTCCGGTGTCTGGTCCTGACCTCGTACGCGGACGACGAGGCCCTCTTCGAGGCGATCATGGCCGGTGCCGCCGGGTACGTTCTCAAGGACATCCGCGGCGGGGAGCTGCTGGCCGCGCTCCGGGAGGTCGCCGCCGGCCGAACCCTGCTGGATCCCGTCGCCACGGCACGGGTGCTGCGGCGCCTTCGCGGGGGCTCCGGCACGGGCACGGACGCGGTGGACGACCGGATTCAACGCCTCACCGAGCGGGAGCGGCGCATCCTGGAACTGATCGGCGAGGGGCTGACCAACCGCGCCATCGGGGCTCGCCTCCACCTCGCGGAGAAGACGATCAAGAACTACGTGTCAGGCCTGCTCGCCAAACTCGGCATGGAACGACGCTCCCAGGCCGCGGCGTACGTGGCTCGCCGACAGGCCGAGCGCCGCTGA
- a CDS encoding protein kinase, producing MAQQQRSQGPSDPEATGGGSSDAPEQWGDGGLVGDGRYRLTRRLGRGGMADVFAAEDVRLGRTVAVKLLRADLAEDPVSKARFTREAQSVAGLNHQAIVAVYDSGEDIVAGQSVPYIVMELVEGHTIRDLLMNAEAPGPEQALIIVSGVLEALAYSHQHGIVHRDIKPGNVIITDSGAVKVMDFGIARALHGASTTMTQTGMVMGTPQYLSPEQALGKAVDHRSDLYATGCLLYELLALRPPFTGETPLSVVYQHVQDIPTPPSEASDGCPPELDGLVMRSLAKEPDDRFQTAEEMRGLVQYGLQMLYDQGGHTGTWNTGPVASHDGRPTPSGGFQGTTAMPRPDHGAGTAQIPQPILPAGYGGDDGGFEGHGNRGSGRGKLWILAVLAVIAVVGGVALAMNMDQAGTGEADTGTSPSPRTSQTSQEASSSPSQTEETDDEPVDSSPDTGTGGGGGGDQDRQWPPPYTPTPEPTETATEEPPVEPTDEGEPTETVEEPTEEPSTATASPSPPPDDGTGGGGDGGGGGEDTAGADGGAAGGGEGEGL from the coding sequence ATGGCACAGCAGCAGCGCTCTCAGGGCCCGTCCGACCCCGAGGCGACTGGCGGAGGCTCGTCGGACGCCCCCGAGCAATGGGGGGACGGCGGGCTGGTCGGCGACGGCCGGTATCGGCTGACGCGTCGGCTCGGGCGCGGAGGCATGGCCGACGTGTTCGCCGCCGAGGACGTGCGCCTCGGGCGGACCGTGGCGGTCAAGCTGCTCCGTGCCGACCTGGCCGAGGATCCGGTGTCCAAGGCCCGCTTCACCCGCGAGGCACAGTCGGTGGCCGGTCTGAACCACCAGGCCATCGTCGCCGTGTACGACTCCGGCGAGGACATCGTCGCCGGGCAGTCGGTGCCGTACATCGTGATGGAGTTGGTCGAGGGCCACACCATCCGCGATCTCCTGATGAACGCGGAGGCGCCCGGACCCGAGCAGGCGTTGATCATCGTCTCGGGTGTGCTGGAGGCGCTGGCCTACTCGCACCAGCACGGCATCGTGCACCGCGACATCAAGCCGGGGAATGTGATCATCACCGACAGCGGTGCCGTCAAGGTGATGGACTTCGGCATCGCCCGCGCTCTGCACGGGGCCTCGACGACCATGACGCAGACCGGCATGGTGATGGGCACGCCGCAGTACCTGTCGCCGGAGCAGGCCCTCGGCAAGGCCGTGGACCACCGGTCCGACCTGTACGCCACCGGCTGTCTCCTCTACGAGCTGCTGGCGTTGCGCCCCCCGTTCACCGGGGAGACCCCGCTGTCGGTGGTCTATCAGCACGTCCAGGACATCCCGACCCCACCGTCCGAGGCGTCGGACGGCTGCCCGCCGGAGCTGGACGGGCTGGTGATGCGCTCTTTGGCCAAGGAGCCGGACGACCGTTTCCAGACCGCCGAGGAGATGCGCGGACTGGTCCAGTACGGGCTCCAGATGCTCTACGACCAGGGTGGGCACACGGGCACGTGGAACACGGGCCCCGTCGCGTCGCACGACGGCCGCCCCACCCCTTCCGGCGGTTTCCAGGGGACGACCGCCATGCCGCGCCCCGACCACGGCGCCGGCACGGCGCAGATCCCGCAGCCGATCCTGCCCGCCGGCTACGGCGGCGACGACGGGGGCTTCGAGGGCCACGGCAACCGCGGCAGCGGGCGGGGCAAGCTGTGGATCCTCGCGGTGCTCGCGGTGATCGCCGTGGTGGGGGGAGTGGCCCTCGCGATGAACATGGACCAGGCCGGTACCGGCGAGGCCGACACCGGTACCTCGCCGTCCCCTCGCACCTCGCAGACCTCCCAGGAGGCGTCCTCCAGTCCCTCGCAGACCGAGGAGACGGACGACGAGCCCGTCGACAGCTCGCCCGACACGGGGACGGGCGGTGGCGGTGGCGGTGACCAGGATCGCCAGTGGCCGCCGCCCTACACCCCGACGCCCGAGCCGACGGAGACGGCCACCGAGGAGCCTCCGGTCGAGCCGACGGACGAGGGGGAGCCGACCGAGACGGTGGAAGAGCCGACGGAGGAGCCCTCCACCGCCACCGCTTCCCCGTCGCCCCCGCCGGACGACGGCACCGGCGGTGGTGGTGACGGTGGTGGCGGGGGCGAGGACACCGCGGGAGCCGACGGCGGGGCCGCCGGCGGTGGTGAGGGCGAAGGCCTCTGA
- a CDS encoding bacterial proteasome activator family protein has protein sequence METPRNDGSSEKPQILVVGQDGMALGGGGDQESREIPVTEQVEQPAKVMRIGSMIKQLLEEVRAAPLDEASRARLKEIHAGSVKELEDGLAPELVEELERLSLPFADEATPSDAELRIAQAQLVGWLEGLFHGIQTTLFAQQMAARAQLEQMRRALPPGVGHDGEEPPHPVGRTGGPYL, from the coding sequence ATGGAAACGCCGAGGAACGACGGGTCGTCGGAGAAGCCACAGATCCTGGTGGTCGGCCAGGACGGCATGGCGCTGGGTGGCGGCGGGGATCAGGAGTCCCGCGAGATCCCGGTGACGGAGCAGGTGGAGCAGCCGGCCAAGGTCATGCGCATCGGGAGCATGATCAAGCAGTTGCTGGAGGAGGTCCGCGCCGCACCGCTCGACGAGGCGAGCCGTGCTCGGCTCAAGGAGATCCACGCCGGCTCGGTGAAGGAGTTGGAGGACGGGCTCGCCCCGGAGCTGGTGGAGGAGCTGGAGCGCCTCTCCCTGCCCTTCGCGGACGAGGCCACGCCGAGCGACGCCGAGTTGCGCATCGCCCAAGCCCAGTTGGTCGGTTGGCTCGAAGGGCTGTTCCACGGGATCCAGACGACGCTGTTCGCCCAGCAGATGGCGGCGCGGGCGCAGCTGGAGCAGATGCGTCGCGCCCTTCCGCCAGGAGTCGGTCACGACGGCGAGGAGCCGCCCCACCCCGTTGGGAGGACCGGCGGTCCTTACCTGTGA
- a CDS encoding NAD(P)H-quinone oxidoreductase, whose product MHAITIPEPGDAEALVWAEVPDPVPGVGEVLLQVTASAVNRADILQRQGHYDPPPGASPYPGLECSGRVAGLGPGVSGWAVGDEVCALLGGGGYAERVAVPAGQLLPVPEGVTLARAAALPEVAATVWSNLFMVAHLRPGETVLVHGGSSGIGTMAIQLAKAVGARVAVTAGTREKLERCAELGAEILIDYREQDFVEEIERATEGAGADVVLDNMGARYLDRNIRTLAVNGRLAIIGMQGGVKGELDIGRLLRKRAAVTATSLRARPPEEKAAIVSAVREHVWPLVEAGRVRPVVDRELPMDQAAAAHRVVEGSGHVGKVLLLAG is encoded by the coding sequence ATGCATGCGATCACGATCCCCGAACCCGGAGATGCCGAGGCGCTGGTCTGGGCGGAAGTTCCCGATCCGGTACCCGGTGTCGGCGAAGTCCTGCTCCAGGTCACCGCCAGCGCCGTGAACCGGGCCGACATCCTGCAACGGCAAGGTCACTACGATCCGCCTCCCGGTGCCTCGCCCTACCCCGGCCTGGAGTGCTCCGGTCGCGTCGCCGGCCTCGGTCCCGGGGTGTCGGGATGGGCCGTCGGCGACGAGGTGTGCGCCCTCCTCGGAGGCGGGGGCTACGCCGAGCGGGTCGCCGTCCCGGCGGGACAACTGCTGCCCGTCCCCGAGGGCGTCACCCTCGCCCGGGCCGCGGCGTTGCCCGAGGTCGCCGCCACGGTCTGGTCGAACCTCTTCATGGTCGCCCACCTGCGCCCGGGAGAGACCGTGCTGGTCCACGGCGGGTCGAGCGGCATCGGCACCATGGCGATCCAGCTCGCCAAGGCCGTCGGCGCGCGGGTCGCCGTGACGGCGGGTACCCGGGAGAAACTGGAGCGCTGCGCCGAACTGGGCGCGGAGATCCTGATCGACTACCGCGAACAGGATTTCGTGGAGGAAATCGAGCGCGCCACGGAGGGCGCCGGCGCGGACGTCGTTCTCGACAACATGGGTGCGCGGTATCTGGACCGGAACATTCGGACTCTCGCGGTCAACGGGCGCCTCGCCATCATCGGCATGCAGGGAGGCGTCAAGGGCGAACTCGACATCGGGCGGCTGCTGCGCAAACGTGCCGCCGTGACGGCGACCTCGTTGCGGGCGCGACCTCCGGAGGAGAAGGCGGCCATCGTCTCCGCCGTGCGGGAGCACGTCTGGCCCCTCGTGGAGGCCGGTCGTGTCCGTCCCGTCGTCGATCGTGAACTCCCCATGGACCAGGCCGCCGCCGCGCACCGCGTCGTGGAGGGGAGCGGACACGTGGGGAAGGTCCTGCTCCTCGCGGGCTGA